One part of the Sorangiineae bacterium MSr11954 genome encodes these proteins:
- a CDS encoding DCC1-like thiol-disulfide oxidoreductase family protein — translation MTDPSELPPRLVLFDGVCGLCNHAVQLLVRADRRRMLRYAPLQGETAAKLRAVHPTIPSGLDTIVFIDAGRVYLRAQGILAIATYLDWPWRAARLLRWIPRFVADAAYGCIAHFRYRLFGKSDVCRLPEPHERELFLP, via the coding sequence GTGACGGATCCCAGCGAGCTCCCACCGCGCCTGGTCCTGTTCGACGGCGTATGCGGCCTCTGCAATCACGCCGTCCAGCTCCTGGTCCGCGCCGATCGCCGTCGCATGCTTCGCTACGCACCGCTGCAGGGCGAAACGGCCGCCAAGCTGCGCGCGGTGCACCCCACCATTCCGAGCGGTCTCGACACCATCGTCTTCATCGATGCCGGCCGCGTCTATTTGCGCGCGCAGGGGATCTTGGCCATCGCCACCTACCTGGATTGGCCCTGGCGTGCCGCGCGCTTGCTGCGATGGATTCCACGCTTCGTCGCGGACGCCGCATATGGATGCATCGCGCATTTTCGCTATCGGCTGTTCGGCAAGTCGGACGTGTGCCGCCTCCCCGAGCCCCATGAGCGCGAGCTGTTTCTCCCCTGA
- a CDS encoding N-acyl homoserine lactonase family protein, whose protein sequence is MSTFGRFSLFAIGGFFSALLAACASTAAQPSQVGTTGAAKGPAHAGVRLYALDCGRIAITDIGSFSDAGKPLGKPFMMSDPCFLIRHPRGTLLWDTGLSWSVERTKGGVANPVGREFIDASLVDQLKAVSLSPADITYVGFSHLHLDHTGNANLFTSSTWLMNRSELQGALRTPTPVGIEPASFSKYRDVRIELLDSDHDVFGDGQVRILQTPGHTPGHQSLVVKLERAGTVILSGDLSHTQENWEHHVIPAFNHDRDQSRASIARIEALARETHARFIVQHEPQAFRALPKFPAYLE, encoded by the coding sequence ATGAGCACGTTCGGTCGATTCTCGCTGTTCGCCATCGGAGGCTTTTTCAGCGCGCTGCTCGCGGCCTGCGCATCCACCGCCGCGCAACCGTCCCAGGTTGGGACCACGGGGGCGGCGAAGGGGCCCGCGCACGCGGGGGTCCGTCTTTATGCGCTCGACTGCGGGCGCATCGCGATCACGGACATCGGCTCCTTCAGCGACGCGGGCAAGCCCCTCGGCAAACCCTTTATGATGAGCGATCCGTGCTTCTTGATCCGCCACCCGCGCGGCACGCTCCTATGGGATACGGGCCTTTCATGGTCCGTCGAACGAACCAAGGGCGGCGTGGCCAACCCCGTCGGGCGCGAGTTCATCGATGCGTCCTTGGTCGATCAATTGAAAGCCGTGTCGCTGAGCCCGGCGGACATCACCTATGTGGGCTTCTCCCATCTGCACCTCGATCACACGGGCAACGCAAACCTGTTCACCTCGTCGACGTGGCTCATGAACCGAAGCGAGCTGCAAGGTGCCCTTCGCACGCCCACGCCCGTCGGCATCGAGCCCGCCTCGTTTTCGAAGTACCGCGACGTTCGGATCGAGCTCCTCGATTCGGATCACGATGTGTTCGGCGATGGCCAAGTGCGCATTCTGCAAACGCCCGGGCACACCCCCGGGCATCAATCGCTGGTGGTGAAACTCGAGCGCGCGGGCACCGTCATCCTCTCGGGCGATCTGTCGCACACCCAAGAAAATTGGGAGCACCACGTCATCCCCGCCTTCAATCACGACCGCGACCAAAGCCGCGCCTCCATCGCACGCATCGAGGCCCTCGCCCGCGAAACGCACGCCCGGTTCATCGTTCAGCACGAGCCCCAGGCCTTCCGCGCGCTGCCCAAATTCCCCGCCTACCTCGAATGA
- a CDS encoding sulfatase-like hydrolase/transferase has product MSASLGGALAACAGTPPPAATSATTLRKSDSGSKPNLLVIIVDQMRAPVWFRPGTLEARAPRMHQLFSRSVRFMSHYTAASMCTPSRASMLTGLYAHQHRLLLTRSIVTNPPQPELRPELPTWGTALRHFGYDTWWFGKWHESNVPEHCPADASGDAGVLEAYGFKGTTCPDIIGSNGEGLSADGSITDQFVAWLRRRAGQAGQGTQVGPWATTISLINPHDIMYYPKETDTIASFRSPPVGEVDLPPNFETLAHLEANKPRLHAVYARNANKAFGDLPHEGEAGSLAWRRLLALYLELHGTVDPQIGAVLDALASSPFAKNTMVVFTADHGEYGGSHGLRGKGAAAYEEGIRIPLAVHDPTGRLANGVETPRTELTSSVDLLPMLLTLAHDGKTSWRSQYPYLAERLDLIPLLKSASAPGREQVLHTTDEKFLTTPGIVNHVVALRTKQAKIGHYSLWNAGTVEPAAAQAELELYDYGTREGQLETVSVAASNTGLRDQMSARLASQGWKELRAPLPEALREAQHRAISDYVGFLARPPAPAPVDTKSHG; this is encoded by the coding sequence ATGAGCGCATCGTTGGGTGGTGCGCTCGCGGCGTGCGCGGGCACCCCACCGCCCGCCGCCACGAGCGCGACCACCCTTCGAAAGAGCGACTCGGGCTCGAAGCCCAACCTGCTCGTCATCATCGTGGATCAAATGCGCGCGCCGGTGTGGTTCCGGCCGGGGACCTTGGAGGCGCGCGCGCCGCGCATGCACCAGCTCTTTTCGCGGTCGGTGCGCTTCATGTCGCACTACACGGCGGCCTCGATGTGCACCCCGTCGCGGGCCTCGATGCTCACGGGCCTCTACGCGCACCAGCATCGTCTGCTGCTCACGCGCAGCATCGTGACGAATCCTCCGCAGCCCGAGCTCCGCCCGGAGCTCCCCACGTGGGGCACGGCGCTCCGCCACTTCGGCTACGACACGTGGTGGTTCGGCAAATGGCACGAGTCGAACGTGCCCGAGCATTGCCCGGCAGACGCCTCCGGCGACGCGGGGGTGCTCGAAGCGTACGGCTTCAAAGGGACCACGTGCCCGGACATCATCGGCTCCAATGGCGAGGGGTTGAGCGCCGATGGCAGCATCACGGACCAGTTCGTGGCATGGCTCCGGCGCCGCGCGGGGCAGGCGGGCCAGGGCACCCAGGTAGGACCGTGGGCCACGACCATCAGCCTCATCAACCCGCACGACATCATGTATTACCCAAAGGAGACCGACACCATCGCGAGCTTTCGCAGCCCCCCCGTCGGCGAGGTCGATCTCCCGCCGAACTTCGAGACGCTGGCCCACCTCGAGGCCAACAAGCCCCGCCTGCACGCCGTGTACGCGCGCAACGCGAACAAGGCCTTCGGCGATCTGCCGCACGAGGGCGAGGCGGGCTCGCTCGCGTGGCGCCGCCTGCTCGCGCTGTATCTGGAGCTTCACGGCACCGTCGACCCGCAGATTGGCGCCGTGCTCGACGCGCTGGCGAGCTCGCCGTTCGCCAAGAACACGATGGTCGTGTTTACCGCCGATCACGGCGAGTACGGCGGCTCGCACGGTCTGCGCGGCAAAGGGGCCGCGGCCTACGAAGAGGGGATCCGCATCCCGCTGGCCGTGCACGATCCCACCGGGCGCCTGGCCAACGGCGTGGAGACACCGCGAACTGAGCTGACCTCCAGCGTCGATCTGCTCCCCATGCTGCTGACCCTCGCCCACGATGGAAAGACGTCGTGGCGGTCGCAGTACCCGTACCTCGCCGAGCGCCTCGACCTGATTCCGCTCTTGAAGAGCGCGAGCGCCCCCGGCCGCGAGCAGGTCCTTCATACGACCGACGAAAAGTTTCTGACCACGCCCGGCATCGTCAATCACGTGGTGGCGCTGCGGACCAAGCAGGCCAAGATCGGCCACTACAGCCTTTGGAACGCGGGGACCGTGGAGCCCGCGGCCGCCCAGGCGGAGCTCGAGCTCTACGACTACGGCACCCGCGAGGGCCAGCTGGAGACGGTGAGCGTCGCCGCGTCGAACACCGGGCTCCGCGACCAGATGAGCGCGCGCCTCGCGTCCCAAGGTTGGAAGGAGCTCCGCGCACCGCTGCCCGAGGCCCTTCGCGAGGCGCAACACCGCGCCATCTCCGACTACGTTGGGTTCTTGGCGCGGCCCCCGGCCCCGGCGCCAGTCGATACCAAATCGCACGGGTGA
- a CDS encoding DUF4097 domain-containing protein, producing the protein MNRWLWTMTVAATVSTALGCSETTPVRPAHAGSADAPVSLSSGTAGGDFHYEKAIVPPKSLEIRGVNGNVRALGTPSGTVEVRATKKAERGDPASQRVVVAEHDAGVVICALSANQPDSDCKPADESDYAPRGTNSSGADVKVDFEVRVPAGVPFIARTLNGDIEAKEMRGQVRLLTLNGDVDVSTTGRLVAKTLNGRIVAPLASGVKVPVQLEAVNGSIELRAPEDASFDLNATTVSGHIASDFAIPAGRAGGGLPETVSAKVGSGGARVALKTVSGDITVKRLR; encoded by the coding sequence ATGAACAGATGGCTCTGGACCATGACAGTGGCCGCAACGGTGAGCACTGCCCTCGGTTGTTCGGAGACGACCCCCGTGCGACCGGCCCACGCCGGCTCGGCGGATGCCCCTGTGAGCCTGTCGAGCGGAACCGCCGGTGGGGATTTTCACTATGAAAAAGCGATCGTGCCGCCCAAGTCCCTGGAGATCCGCGGAGTAAACGGCAACGTGCGTGCCCTTGGAACCCCGTCCGGCACCGTGGAGGTCCGCGCCACGAAAAAGGCGGAGCGAGGGGATCCGGCGAGCCAGCGCGTCGTGGTGGCCGAGCACGACGCGGGGGTGGTGATCTGCGCGCTCTCGGCCAACCAGCCCGACTCGGACTGCAAGCCGGCCGACGAATCGGACTACGCGCCCCGCGGCACCAACAGCAGCGGCGCCGACGTGAAGGTGGACTTCGAGGTGCGCGTCCCCGCGGGCGTCCCCTTCATCGCCCGCACCTTGAACGGTGACATCGAGGCGAAGGAAATGCGTGGCCAGGTGCGCTTGCTCACCTTGAACGGTGATGTCGACGTGTCGACCACGGGGCGGCTGGTGGCCAAGACCTTGAACGGCCGCATCGTGGCGCCGCTGGCGAGCGGGGTGAAGGTGCCGGTGCAGCTCGAGGCGGTCAATGGATCCATCGAGCTGCGGGCGCCCGAGGACGCCAGCTTCGACCTCAACGCCACCACGGTCAGCGGCCATATCGCTTCGGACTTTGCGATTCCGGCCGGTCGCGCGGGCGGCGGGCTCCCCGAGACGGTGTCGGCGAAGGTTGGAAGCGGCGGGGCGCGCGTGGCGCTCAAGACGGTGAGTGGCGACATCACCGTCAAGCGCCTCCGTTAG
- a CDS encoding TetR/AcrR family transcriptional regulator — protein MTSPRRDRRSEILDAALRCFVERGIAATTIADIRERAGATTGSVYHVFPSKDAIVGALYVDRLRSYQSDLLARASRHRTARAFIRGITLHYLEWVEAEPDAARFLFDARRTEAIAAVAAEIAEANRESFAAMRRSIDHFAAKGDLQDLPMDIFIAVVIGPAAAYARHWLEKESRTEMHRARALLADLAWASVQTKNERNEENEP, from the coding sequence ATGACCTCGCCGCGTCGCGATCGGCGCTCGGAGATCCTCGACGCCGCGCTTCGCTGCTTCGTCGAGCGCGGCATCGCGGCCACCACCATCGCCGACATCCGCGAGCGCGCCGGCGCCACCACCGGCAGCGTCTACCACGTCTTCCCCAGCAAGGACGCCATCGTGGGCGCCCTCTATGTCGACCGCCTGCGGAGCTACCAGAGCGATCTTTTGGCCCGCGCCAGCCGCCATCGCACCGCGCGCGCCTTTATCCGCGGCATCACCTTGCACTACTTGGAGTGGGTGGAGGCCGAGCCGGACGCGGCGCGGTTCCTGTTCGACGCGCGCCGCACGGAGGCCATCGCCGCCGTCGCGGCCGAGATCGCGGAGGCCAACCGCGAGAGCTTCGCGGCCATGCGGCGCTCGATCGATCACTTCGCCGCGAAGGGCGACCTGCAGGACCTGCCGATGGACATCTTCATCGCCGTCGTCATCGGCCCCGCGGCCGCCTACGCGCGCCACTGGCTGGAGAAAGAGTCTCGCACCGAGATGCATCGCGCACGCGCGCTGCTCGCCGACCTCGCGTGGGCGTCCGTCCAAACCAAGAACGAGCGGAACGAGGAGAACGAACCATGA
- a CDS encoding enoyl-CoA hydratase-related protein has product MTTATEYDTMIEGFRAAGAGLVRVSYPFEGCAVVSMHDPARLNALSGPLTVRLRDELERAIANPAVRAIVLTGEGGAFSAGGDLRLMRDTAWPLLATHDGTTALWRWIRTQFGGIVRLIAQSDKPFIAAVDGPAAGVGLSFALACDLVLVSTRARLVSAFGRIGLVPEVGISWLLTRRLGHARAFELFVSGEPLSGEDAVRLGLANAAHAPEALEEAAFGWVRKILALPEHAVRMTKPLLRGAADMAWPHAILAEEFAEPNCFTTAAHREVVSAMLEKRSGSRT; this is encoded by the coding sequence ATGACCACCGCCACCGAATACGACACCATGATCGAAGGCTTTCGCGCGGCCGGCGCCGGCCTGGTCCGAGTAAGCTACCCCTTCGAGGGGTGCGCCGTCGTGAGCATGCACGATCCCGCGCGCCTCAACGCGCTGTCGGGTCCCCTCACCGTGCGCCTGCGCGACGAGCTGGAACGCGCCATCGCCAACCCCGCGGTGCGCGCCATCGTGCTCACCGGCGAGGGCGGCGCCTTCTCCGCCGGCGGCGATCTCCGTCTGATGCGCGACACCGCGTGGCCGCTGCTCGCCACCCACGACGGGACCACCGCCCTCTGGCGATGGATCCGCACGCAGTTCGGCGGCATCGTGCGGCTGATCGCCCAGTCGGACAAACCGTTCATCGCCGCCGTCGATGGTCCGGCCGCCGGCGTGGGCCTCTCCTTTGCGCTCGCGTGCGACTTGGTCCTGGTCTCCACCCGCGCGCGGCTGGTGTCGGCCTTCGGCCGCATCGGGCTGGTGCCCGAGGTCGGTATCAGCTGGCTGCTCACGCGAAGGCTCGGGCACGCGCGCGCCTTCGAGCTGTTCGTGTCGGGCGAGCCCCTGAGCGGCGAAGATGCCGTCCGGCTCGGGCTCGCCAACGCCGCCCATGCGCCCGAGGCCCTGGAGGAGGCGGCGTTCGGGTGGGTGCGCAAGATCCTCGCCTTGCCGGAGCACGCGGTGCGCATGACCAAGCCGCTGCTGCGCGGCGCCGCCGACATGGCGTGGCCCCACGCCATCCTCGCCGAGGAGTTCGCGGAGCCGAATTGCTTCACCACGGCTGCCCACCGCGAGGTCGTCTCGGCTATGCTCGAAAAGCGTAGCGGCAGCCGCACATGA
- a CDS encoding MGMT family protein, protein MIPTRKPKKPSRPKSGAPEASRETPPFVRVWEIIQSVPRGKVVTYGQLSNMIDRRLTPVGVGWAIRAAPAESGLPWQRVVNGQGGISTDGEHPGLQRTLLEKEGVRFGHDGTIDLRRYGWLAGVLAADSTPPDDATPGPQASRRRKTTSSREATPLPRKATQDPKATAKRSKATAKRPAAQTGRDAAKPATTTKTTVPRATKGTARARTHVKRSRRA, encoded by the coding sequence ATGATCCCGACTCGAAAACCGAAAAAGCCCTCGCGTCCAAAATCCGGAGCACCCGAAGCCTCCCGTGAAACCCCGCCCTTCGTGCGCGTCTGGGAGATCATCCAGAGCGTGCCGCGCGGCAAGGTCGTCACCTACGGGCAGCTCTCGAACATGATCGATCGGCGCCTCACACCGGTCGGCGTCGGGTGGGCCATTCGCGCGGCCCCCGCCGAGAGCGGGCTCCCTTGGCAGCGCGTGGTGAATGGCCAGGGCGGCATCTCCACCGACGGCGAGCACCCCGGGCTGCAGCGCACCCTCCTCGAAAAAGAAGGCGTGCGCTTCGGCCACGACGGGACCATCGACCTCCGCCGCTACGGATGGCTCGCCGGCGTCCTCGCCGCCGACTCCACCCCACCCGACGATGCCACCCCGGGCCCCCAAGCGTCCCGCCGACGCAAGACCACTTCGTCCCGCGAAGCAACCCCGCTGCCCCGCAAAGCCACCCAAGACCCGAAAGCCACCGCCAAACGCTCCAAAGCCACCGCCAAGCGCCCCGCCGCGCAAACGGGCCGGGACGCCGCCAAGCCCGCAACGACCACGAAGACCACCGTCCCACGCGCCACGAAGGGCACCGCGCGCGCAAGGACCCACGTCAAGCGTTCGCGGCGCGCCTAA
- a CDS encoding RNA polymerase sigma factor, with protein MNTKFGLYNTVHNSRGSPQVTYARATSAVGDSASRPPYKSVFSVDFNNVFETYESYVTRVLRRLGVSSSDCNDVCQDVFVVVHRKLRDFDGRAPMRSWIYGICARTASTYRRSARVRFEEVREECPELNIAASQDKRIEVLQTLDCIEATLRRLDNSKREVFVLHDLEGLPMSEVAHSIGCPLQTAYSRLHAVRKTMKDAILRDCS; from the coding sequence ATGAACACTAAATTTGGGTTGTACAATACCGTTCATAATTCTCGAGGTAGCCCCCAAGTCACATATGCCAGGGCTACTTCGGCCGTTGGAGATTCGGCCTCCCGACCTCCTTACAAGTCGGTGTTTTCGGTCGATTTCAACAACGTCTTCGAAACCTACGAGTCGTACGTCACACGCGTCCTGCGCCGGCTAGGCGTGTCCAGCTCGGATTGTAACGATGTCTGCCAGGATGTCTTCGTCGTGGTCCACCGCAAATTGCGGGACTTCGACGGGCGTGCCCCCATGCGAAGCTGGATCTATGGTATCTGCGCCCGAACGGCTTCGACGTACAGGCGATCGGCCCGCGTTCGCTTCGAAGAGGTCCGAGAGGAGTGCCCCGAGCTGAATATCGCGGCAAGTCAAGACAAACGAATCGAAGTGCTCCAAACGCTCGATTGCATCGAAGCGACCTTGCGAAGACTCGACAACAGCAAGCGCGAGGTCTTCGTCCTGCACGATCTCGAAGGACTCCCCATGTCCGAAGTGGCCCATTCGATCGGATGCCCGCTGCAAACCGCGTACTCCCGCCTCCATGCCGTGCGTAAGACAATGAAGGACGCAATTTTGCGAGATTGCTCGTAG
- the zigA gene encoding zinc metallochaperone GTPase ZigA → MERLPVTVLSGFLGAGKTTLLNHVLGQREGRRVAVIVNDMSEVNIDAQLVKMGGSSLDRTEEKLVEMTNGCICCTLREDLLTEVARLAREGRFDSLLIESTGISEPMPVAATFSFRDAKGFALADIAKLDTMVTVVDAVNFLREYTSEDDLRARGLALGDDDERGLGDLLADQVEFASVLVITKTDRVEPDEVARLEALLHHLNPDARIVRAAHGKVALTDVLDTGSFDETKAATSAGWAKELAGVHTPETEEYGIKSFVFRARRPFHPARLYEFLCAEHEGWAGVLRSKGFFWLATRMSEVGSWSQAGVACQTGRAGFWWAAAPESDWPTSPEALAEIRADWRAPFGDRRQELVLIGMDMNEPLLRAGLESCLLTDLEMASGEPAWSRLPDPFPPWTNEDLDAENPAAAQSSCAIAD, encoded by the coding sequence ATGGAGCGACTGCCCGTAACGGTTCTTTCTGGATTTCTCGGCGCCGGCAAGACGACCCTGCTCAACCACGTGCTCGGCCAGCGGGAAGGGCGGCGGGTGGCGGTGATCGTCAACGATATGAGCGAGGTGAACATCGACGCCCAGCTGGTGAAGATGGGCGGCTCCTCGCTCGATCGCACCGAGGAGAAGCTGGTGGAGATGACCAACGGGTGCATCTGCTGCACCTTGCGGGAGGATCTCCTGACCGAGGTCGCCCGCCTGGCGCGCGAGGGCCGGTTCGACAGCCTCCTCATCGAGTCCACGGGCATCTCGGAGCCCATGCCGGTGGCCGCCACCTTCTCCTTCCGCGACGCGAAGGGCTTCGCGCTGGCCGACATCGCCAAGCTCGACACCATGGTCACCGTGGTCGACGCCGTAAACTTCCTCCGCGAGTACACCTCGGAGGACGATCTCCGCGCCCGCGGCCTCGCCCTCGGAGACGACGACGAGCGCGGCCTCGGCGATCTCTTGGCCGATCAGGTCGAGTTCGCGAGCGTCCTGGTCATCACCAAAACGGATCGCGTGGAGCCGGACGAGGTGGCCCGGCTCGAGGCCCTCTTGCACCACTTGAACCCCGACGCGCGCATCGTTCGGGCGGCGCATGGGAAGGTCGCGCTGACCGACGTGCTCGACACGGGCTCGTTCGACGAGACCAAGGCGGCGACCTCCGCGGGGTGGGCGAAGGAGCTCGCGGGGGTCCACACCCCGGAGACCGAGGAGTACGGCATCAAGAGCTTCGTCTTTCGCGCGCGCCGCCCCTTCCACCCCGCGCGGCTGTACGAGTTTCTATGCGCCGAGCACGAAGGCTGGGCTGGGGTGCTCCGCTCGAAAGGCTTCTTTTGGCTGGCCACGCGCATGTCCGAGGTCGGATCGTGGTCGCAGGCCGGGGTCGCGTGCCAGACGGGCCGCGCGGGCTTCTGGTGGGCCGCCGCGCCGGAGTCGGATTGGCCCACCTCACCCGAGGCCCTCGCCGAGATCCGCGCCGATTGGCGCGCGCCGTTCGGCGATCGCCGTCAGGAGCTGGTGCTCATCGGCATGGATATGAACGAGCCATTGCTCCGCGCCGGTTTGGAGAGCTGCTTGCTCACCGACCTCGAGATGGCCTCGGGTGAGCCCGCGTGGAGCCGTCTTCCCGATCCATTTCCCCCGTGGACGAACGAGGATCTGGACGCAGAGAATCCGGCTGCCGCGCAGTCTTCGTGTGCAATTGCGGATTGA
- the rpmG gene encoding 50S ribosomal protein L33, translated as MRDTIQLVSTAGTGYAYVTTKNKRTTQGKLEIKKYDPIARRHVLFVEKKISKG; from the coding sequence ATGCGCGACACCATCCAACTCGTCTCCACCGCCGGGACCGGCTACGCCTACGTGACCACCAAAAACAAGCGCACCACCCAGGGCAAGCTGGAGATCAAAAAGTACGATCCCATCGCCCGAAGGCACGTGCTCTTCGTGGAGAAGAAGATCTCGAAGGGTTAG
- a CDS encoding oligopeptide:H+ symporter has translation MTAISEAAVAPAAPARMPRQIPFIIANEGCERFSFYGMRNILTPFLASTLLLYLPESERAGMAKEVFHSFVIGVYFFPLLGGWLSDRFFGKYRTTFWFSLIYCAGHACLAVFDDNRQGFYAGLFLIALGSGGIKPLITAFVGDQFDQSNKHLSKTVYDAFYWIINLGSFFASFSMPLFLRHYGASVAFGIPGILMLVATLVLWSGRHRYVIVPPSPPDPDSVLNVSRTALLAAKPGESRPGLVLAGIGSVLALGALAMIPSLGFVAAFCLALVIVLVFFGVGTWQQLDRAVGKHSPEAVEAVRAVLRVLIIFALVTPFWSLFDQKASTWILQANKMTKPEWFEAAQMQAINPALVMLLIPFNHAVTYPLLRRAGYEPTPLRKMTAGIVFTGLSWIIVAIMQMVIDGGAPVSITWQILPYAVLTFGEVLVSATAYEFAYSQAPSSMKSVLMAFYLLSNTVGNLWVLLVNASVKNDAVTSRIAATGVSVTAFQMFFFAGFALVVALIFGLYARGYKVVDYYRS, from the coding sequence ATGACTGCAATCAGTGAAGCCGCTGTGGCGCCCGCCGCACCGGCCCGGATGCCCCGGCAAATACCGTTCATCATCGCCAACGAGGGGTGCGAGCGCTTCAGTTTCTATGGGATGCGCAACATCCTCACCCCCTTCTTGGCCAGCACCCTCTTGCTGTATTTGCCGGAGTCCGAGCGCGCGGGGATGGCCAAAGAGGTCTTCCACAGCTTCGTGATCGGGGTGTACTTCTTCCCCCTGCTCGGCGGCTGGCTGTCGGATCGCTTCTTTGGCAAGTACCGAACGACGTTCTGGTTCAGTCTCATTTATTGCGCGGGCCACGCGTGCCTCGCGGTCTTCGACGACAATCGCCAGGGGTTTTACGCCGGCCTGTTCCTCATCGCGCTGGGCTCCGGCGGCATCAAGCCGCTGATCACCGCCTTCGTCGGCGACCAGTTCGATCAGTCGAACAAGCACCTCTCCAAGACCGTTTACGACGCCTTCTACTGGATCATCAACCTCGGCTCGTTCTTCGCGTCGTTCTCGATGCCGCTCTTCTTGCGCCACTACGGCGCCTCGGTGGCGTTCGGCATCCCCGGCATCTTGATGTTGGTGGCCACCCTCGTTCTATGGAGCGGGCGGCATCGTTACGTGATCGTCCCTCCGTCGCCGCCCGACCCCGACTCGGTCCTCAATGTCTCGCGCACCGCGCTGCTCGCGGCCAAGCCCGGGGAGTCGCGCCCGGGGCTGGTGCTGGCCGGCATCGGATCGGTGCTGGCCCTGGGGGCGCTGGCCATGATCCCGAGCCTCGGCTTCGTGGCGGCCTTCTGCTTGGCGCTGGTGATCGTGCTCGTCTTCTTCGGCGTCGGCACGTGGCAGCAGCTCGATCGCGCGGTGGGGAAGCACTCGCCGGAGGCGGTGGAGGCCGTGCGCGCGGTGCTTCGCGTGCTCATCATCTTCGCCTTGGTGACCCCGTTCTGGTCGCTGTTCGACCAAAAGGCGTCGACCTGGATCCTCCAGGCGAACAAGATGACCAAGCCCGAGTGGTTCGAGGCCGCGCAGATGCAGGCGATCAACCCCGCCTTGGTGATGCTCCTCATCCCCTTCAACCACGCGGTGACCTATCCGCTGCTCCGCCGCGCGGGCTACGAGCCCACGCCGCTGCGCAAGATGACCGCCGGCATCGTCTTCACGGGGCTGTCCTGGATCATCGTCGCCATCATGCAGATGGTCATCGACGGCGGCGCGCCCGTGTCGATCACCTGGCAGATCCTGCCTTACGCGGTGCTCACCTTCGGCGAGGTCCTGGTGTCGGCCACCGCCTACGAGTTCGCCTACAGCCAGGCGCCGAGCTCGATGAAGAGCGTCCTGATGGCGTTTTACCTGCTCTCGAACACCGTCGGCAACCTGTGGGTGCTCCTGGTCAACGCCAGCGTGAAGAACGACGCGGTGACCTCGCGCATCGCCGCCACGGGCGTGAGCGTCACCGCGTTCCAGATGTTCTTCTTCGCCGGCTTCGCCCTGGTGGTCGCGCTGATCTTCGGGCTCTACGCCCGCGGCTACAAGGTGGTCGATTACTACCGGAGCTAA
- a CDS encoding SDR family oxidoreductase, with the protein MADLANKVPRAGSQGDAASRETQAVVLVTGANSGIGLEASVKLARLGAAVVMVGRHREKLDLAVQDVTQRAASTKVTAMLCDFASQDSIRKLAADFRKAHHRLDILVNNAGSVSDRRQVTVDGLEQTFAVNHLGYFLLTNLLLDLLKAAAPARIVNVSSTGHRRGDIDFDDLQMETGYAIMRAYDRSKLANVLFTRELARRLELENAGVTVNSLHPGAVATQIWSHAPWYAQPLLAVAKRFMITPEEGANRVVHLAVSLEVEGQTGGYYEKYRLVEPALRAQDEAVAEKLWTVSARLCDPGRASSVA; encoded by the coding sequence ATGGCTGACTTGGCGAACAAAGTCCCCCGTGCAGGGTCGCAGGGCGACGCGGCCTCGCGCGAGACGCAGGCGGTCGTCCTCGTCACGGGCGCCAATTCGGGCATCGGGCTCGAAGCCTCGGTGAAGCTCGCGCGGCTCGGCGCGGCGGTGGTAATGGTCGGACGCCATCGCGAAAAGCTCGACCTGGCCGTCCAAGACGTGACGCAGCGCGCAGCGTCCACCAAGGTGACCGCCATGCTCTGCGACTTTGCGTCGCAGGACTCCATCCGCAAGCTGGCGGCCGACTTCCGCAAGGCCCACCACCGCTTGGACATCCTGGTGAACAACGCCGGCTCGGTCAGCGATCGGCGGCAGGTCACGGTGGACGGGCTGGAGCAGACCTTTGCCGTCAACCACTTGGGCTACTTTCTACTGACCAACCTACTGCTCGACCTTCTGAAGGCGGCGGCCCCCGCCCGCATCGTGAACGTGTCGAGCACGGGGCATCGCCGCGGGGACATCGACTTCGACGATCTGCAAATGGAGACGGGCTACGCCATCATGCGGGCGTACGACCGGTCCAAGCTGGCCAATGTGCTCTTCACGCGCGAGCTCGCCAGAAGGCTCGAGCTGGAGAACGCGGGGGTCACCGTCAACAGCCTGCACCCCGGGGCGGTGGCGACCCAAATCTGGAGCCACGCTCCCTGGTATGCGCAGCCGCTCCTGGCCGTGGCCAAGCGGTTCATGATCACGCCCGAAGAGGGCGCAAACCGGGTGGTGCACTTGGCCGTGAGCCTCGAGGTGGAGGGCCAAACCGGCGGCTACTACGAAAAATACCGTCTGGTGGAGCCCGCGCTGCGCGCACAAGACGAGGCGGTCGCCGAAAAGCTCTGGACCGTGAGCGCGCGCCTCTGCGATCCGGGGCGCGCGTCCAGCGTGGCGTAG